In the genome of Ignavibacteriales bacterium, one region contains:
- a CDS encoding MFS transporter produces MFIAITLYLSNVVGFNDIDAAWISGVFSAGLYFLPPFTGAFADKIGFRKAINLAFLLLTIGYFTLGALPYKVTVLPALAILMFGGSFIKSIITGTVAKTTNEMTRARGYSIFYGMVNVGAFLGKTFAYPLRLNWGLQSINYYAAFMTLLALIVVYYFYKSVDAHGEGKTFRAAWDGFIRVITNIRLVLLIVIVTGFWIIQHQLYATMPKYVLRTVGENASPEWIANVNPFVVMSMVVLITALMKNVKAVSSMAVGMFLMPLSALLMASSAILESISGTSVSILGILSAHPITIMMIAGIVVQGLAECFISPRYLEYFSLQAPKGEEGLYLGFSHLHSFLSSILGFGISGYLLTAYCPDPATLTPEQLTHAYDNAHYIWYYFSGIGVTAAIALLIYRKIFDKKVD; encoded by the coding sequence ATGTTCATTGCCATTACACTTTACTTATCCAATGTGGTTGGTTTCAATGATATTGACGCAGCATGGATCAGCGGTGTTTTTTCGGCAGGATTATATTTTCTTCCTCCGTTTACAGGCGCGTTTGCTGATAAAATCGGTTTCAGAAAAGCTATCAACCTCGCCTTTCTTCTACTGACCATAGGATATTTTACTTTAGGAGCGCTGCCGTATAAAGTGACTGTGCTACCTGCATTGGCGATTTTAATGTTCGGCGGTTCTTTTATAAAATCAATCATAACCGGAACTGTAGCAAAAACGACTAATGAAATGACACGTGCTCGCGGGTATTCTATTTTTTATGGGATGGTAAATGTAGGGGCATTCCTTGGGAAAACATTTGCGTATCCGCTCAGGTTGAATTGGGGATTGCAATCAATAAACTACTACGCGGCATTTATGACATTACTTGCATTGATAGTGGTTTACTATTTTTATAAAAGTGTAGATGCTCATGGAGAAGGTAAAACCTTCAGAGCAGCCTGGGATGGCTTTATACGGGTTATCACAAATATCAGACTCGTGTTGCTGATAGTTATTGTCACCGGATTCTGGATCATTCAGCACCAGCTTTATGCAACAATGCCGAAATATGTACTGCGTACAGTAGGTGAAAATGCTTCACCTGAATGGATTGCAAATGTAAACCCATTTGTAGTAATGTCAATGGTAGTGTTAATAACTGCATTAATGAAAAATGTAAAAGCTGTTTCCTCAATGGCAGTTGGAATGTTCCTTATGCCTCTATCGGCATTGCTTATGGCTTCAAGTGCGATTCTGGAATCAATCTCAGGAACTTCTGTTTCGATACTTGGAATTTTAAGTGCGCACCCGATAACAATAATGATGATCGCGGGAATTGTCGTACAAGGACTTGCTGAATGTTTTATTTCACCACGCTATCTTGAATACTTTTCTCTGCAGGCGCCCAAAGGAGAAGAGGGTCTGTACCTTGGCTTCAGTCATTTGCATTCTTTTCTATCATCGATACTTGGGTTCGGCATTTCAGGATATTTATTGACGGCGTACTGCCCCGATCCGGCTACTCTTACTCCTGAGCAACTAACCCATGCTTATGACAATGCACATTATATCTGGTACTATTTTTCGGGGATTGGAGTTACGGCAGCAATCGCATTGCTTATATACAGGAAAATTTTTGATAAAAAAGTTGATTAG